Proteins encoded within one genomic window of Paroedura picta isolate Pp20150507F chromosome 17, Ppicta_v3.0, whole genome shotgun sequence:
- the LOC143827496 gene encoding uncharacterized protein LOC143827496 → MESNLVLEDIEVCELFSLDSSLERGSTAGGFVSSWASSNGSTGSSGSIRIEAQSEEVDDEEEEEEEEEVKEEEEKQEEVEKEKEEEGEEDDDLEEITCPEPSAVDPPPAPPRIFWATPQVAQKCWVGLQRRLQRGLQRLRKTKTAARSMGLDR, encoded by the exons ATGGAGAGTAATCTG gtgctCGAAGATATCGAGGTCTGCGAACTTTTTAGCTTG gaTTCATCGCTGGAACGCGGTTCAACCGCTGGTGGGTTCGTATCGAGTTGGGCGTCCTCAAATGGATCCACTGGGTCAAGTGGCTCAATTCGCATTGAG gcGCAGTCCGAAGAGGTGGACgacgaagaggaagaggaagaggaggaggaggtgaaagaggaagaggaaaagcaggaggaggtggaaaaggaaaaagaggaggaaggcgAGGAAGATGACGATCTGGAGGAGATCACatgcccggagccctctgcagttGACCCACCGCCAGCCCCACCCCGAATTTTCTGGGCCACCCCGCAAGTGGCCCAGAAGTGCTGGGTGGGGCTTCAGCGACGGTTGCAGAGGGGCCTCCAGAGACTCCGG AAAACCAAGACGGCTGCCAGGAGCATGGGGCTGGACAGATGA